A window of Stenotrophomonas indicatrix genomic DNA:
TGGATCTGCAGCAGGTGGTCCAGCGCCTGTTTGCCGTCCGAGAGCAGGGTCGCGCCCACCCCCAGCTGGTCCAGCACGCTGCGGATCTGCTGGCGCGCCACCCGCGAATCATCCACCACCAGCACCTGCAGCTGCGGGGCGTCGGCGGGCATCGCCATGGCCGGGTCGAGCACGGCCTCACCGCGCACCTGGGCGATGTCGGCCAGCACGCTTTCCACGTCGATCACCTGGATCAGCTCGCCCTGGAAGCGGGTCACCGCGGTCAGGTAGCTCGATTCAGCGCCCAGTTCCGGCGGCGGGTGGATGTCTTCCACCGCGATGTTGACGATGCGCTCCACGCCGCTGACCAGGAAGCCCTGGATCGAGCGGTTGAACTCGGTCACCACCAGGTAACCGGGTGCGGTGTCCGCATCGGGCTCGCGCTCGGGGTGGCCGATGGCCAGGCCCAGGTCCAGCACCGGCACCGAACGGCCGCGCACGTCGGCCACGCCGGCGAACTGGCCGGGCAGGCCGGGCACCTGGAACAGTTCCGGGCGGCGCAGCACTTCCTGCACCTTGAAGACATTGACGCCAAAAAGCTGACGTCCGCCGAGGCGGAACAGCAGCAGCGCCAGGCGATTGTGGCCGGCCAGTCGGGTTCGCTGGTCGATCCGGTTGAGCAGGTCATGGGACATGGCTGCTGTATCGGCGCGGGCAGGGGGGAACTTGAGGGCGAGTGCAGGGCCGCGGCCGGGAAGCTGTCCGCCCTGTGCCTGTGGCACGCAGCTTGCACGCGTCTGGGCCAGGTCTTACCGACAGGAGGCGCCATGCGCCGCATTGTTCTTTTCCTTGCCACTGCAATGGCCGTGGCCGCGCCGTGGGCAACCGCTGCCGACTGGCAGGCGGTGGCCAGCATCCGTGCTGCCGCGTTGTCGACCCTGGCCGCCGGCACTGAAGGTGAGGCCGTGGTTGCTGATGCGCTGCGCCTTCCGCGTTGCGGCGGCGCGTTGCAGGTGCAGCCCACGGCAAACACCACCGTGGAAGTGAGTTGTCCCGACGCCGGTGGCTGGCGCCTGTTCGTGCCGGTGAAGGTGCGCCGCAACCAGACCGTGCTGGTGCTGACCCGTGGCATCGGCACTGGAGAATCCATCGCCGCCGCCGATATCAGTACTGCCCAGCGTGACGCGGCACGGATTGCCGGCGCAGTGCTGGCCGATCCTGCCGCAGCGATCGGCCGCATCGCCCGTCGGCCGTTGCCGGCAGGAACACTGTTGTCGAGCAACGATCTGGTTGCACAGCGTCTCATCAAGCGAGGAGACAGTGTGGCACTGGTATCGCGGCGTGGTTCGGTCGAGGTCCGCATCGCCGGCCGCGCACTGGGCGATGCCGGCCAGAACGAGCGCGTCTCGGTGGAAAACCTGTCCTCGCGCCGTATCGTGCAGGGCACGGTGGACGCGACCGGTGACGTAATCGTGGCGCGTTGAAATAATGCAGAATTCCCCTAAAGATCACGGCCCTGCGGCCGTTATCCCTTGTGTACGGCAACTCCAGGACACCCCATGAGCCAGAAAATCGACGGCAACCTGCAGGTCCCCCAGGCACTGCGCAGCGTGACCACCCCGGCCGCCAAGCCCGGCGTCAGCACCGATTCGGCGGCACGTCCAGTCGAGGCGGCCGACAGCCTGCGCCTGACCGGCGAAGCCACCAACCTGCAGGCCATCGAGCGTGAGCTGAGCACCGCCCCGGCGATCGACGCCCAGCGTGTTGCAGCGGTGCGCGAATCGCTGCAGAACGGCACCTACAAGATCAATCCGGACGCGATCGCTTCGCGCATGCTTGAACTGGACCAGCAGCTGCAAGGATGACCGCGGCGATGAGCGAGCCGCTGCAGCGCCTTGCCCAGGCCCTGGACGTTGAACGCCAGGCCCTGGTCGAGCACGACGTGCACGCCCTGATCCGTGCCACCGGCGCGAAGCTGGAAGCGCTGCGTGCGCTGGAAGGCGCGCCACCGGTGGGCGAGGGCGAGCAGCTGCAGGAACTGGCCGAGCGCAACCGCGCCAACGGGGTGCTGCTGTCGCGGCGCCGGCGCGAGGTCAACTGGGCACTGCGCCAGATGGGCCGCACCGAAGAGTCCTCGGCATACGATGCGAAGGGCCAGTCGCATACCGTCACCGCGCGGCGGCCACTCGCCGTCGCCTGACAGGACCGGCGGTCGGCTGACCGCCCGATGGCGGCTGTAGGCCGCCGCATGAACGCGTATATTGGGCGCCTGTTTGATCGCCCCGAGCCGCCGTGTCTGCCGCCAACGTTCTGGTTACCGCCCCCCTTCCGCCGCAACCGGTGCTGCAGGCCCTGCTTGAGCGCCTGCGCGAAGGCCTGCTGCTGTTCACCGAAGATGGGCAGGTCGCCCTGGCCAACCCGGCCGCGCAGAGCCTGCTGGGCAGCGATGAAGGCACCTTGCCGCCGCCACAGCGCCTGCGCCAGCTGCTGCCGCCGGATGCGCTCGAACATGCGCGCCAGCACGGTCACTGGAACGGCAGCCTGCCGCTGGGCGAGGGCGTGGTCATCGCCCATCTGTACTTCCATGGCGAACCCGGTTCGGGGCACTACCTGGCCTTGTTCCGCCATATCGAAGGCCAGGAAGACTACGAACGCGAACTGCAGCAGCGCCATGCCGAACTGCGCCAGGCCTACCTGCGCTTGAACGGCACCCAGGAAAAGCTGCTGCAGTCGGAAAAGATGGCGTCCATCGGCCAGCTTGCCGCCGGCGTGGCGCACGAGATCAACAACCCGATCGGCTACGTGCATTCCAACCTGGGCAGCCTGCAGGAATACCTGCGCAGCCTGTTCACGGTGATCGAGGCCTACGAACGCGCCCTGCGTGCGCCCGACCCGAAGGCGTTGATTCCGGAAATCGACGATATCCGTGACCGCCTGGACATCGATTTCATCAGCCGCGACCTGCCGCAGCTGATGGCCGAGTCACGCGAAGGCATCGAGCGCGTCACCCGCATCGTGCGCGACCTGAAGGACTTCTCCTATTCCGGCCGCGACGAATCGTGGAAGCTGGTCGACCTGCATTCCGGCCTTGAATCGACCATCAACATCATCTGGAACGAGCTCAAGTACAAGGTGCACCTGGTGCGCGAGTTCGGCCAGCTGCCGCTGGTGGAATGCCTGCCCTCGGAGTTGAACCAGGTCTACATGAACCTGCTGCTCAACGCCGGCCACGCCATCGCCGAGCGCGGCACGATCACCGTGCGTACCGGCGTGGACGGCGACACGGTGTGGGTCGAGTTCGAAGACACCGGCGGCGGCATTTCGCCGGAACTGCGCCAGCGCATCTTCGATCCGTTCTTCACCACCAAGCCGGTCGGCAGCGGTACCGGGCTGGGCCTGTCGATCTCCTACAGCATCATCAACAAGCACCACGGCCGCATCGATCTGGACAGTACCCCGGGCGTCGGCTCGCGCTTCCGCCTGGTGCTGCCGATCAAGCAGCCGCGCTGAAGCAGCACGGTAGTGCCGGCCGCTGGCCGGCAACCCGATGAACCTGGAAACCCCGCATCTGCCGGCCAGCGGCCGGCACTACCCGTGTGCGGGGTTCAGCGCAGCGGCGAACGATCCTCACCGCCGTCGGCCGGCTCGACAGCCGCCAGGCCACCGTTGCTGCGCCGCTGTTCCTCGTAGGTGCGGAAGGCCTGGTGGATGTGCTTGCGCAGCTCGTCGTCGTTCCACGGCTTGGTCAGGAACCGGTAGATCGCACCGCGGTTGATCGCATCGGTCACCGTGTTAAGGTCGGTGTAGCCGGACAGCACCAGCCGGATCGTGTCCGGGTACAGCATCTTCACCCGGCCCAGGAACTCGGTGCCGCTCATGTCGCTCATGCGCTGGTCGGACAGGATCACCTGCACATCGTTGATGGCCAGCAGATCGAATGCATCGCGCACGTTGCCTGCCGCCAGGATGCGGTACCCATCGCGGCGGAACAGGCGCACCAGCGAGCGCAGCACGTTCTCCTCGTCATCCAGCAGCAGCAGGGTGCGGTCCGGCCGGGTTTCGGCGAACGCTTCGGGGCGCAGGTAGCGGCGGCGCAGGGTCATGCCGGCGGCATCGGCGGACATCGGTTCGCCGAACAGGTAGCCCTGGAACACGTCGCAGTCGTTGCGGCGCAGGAAGCCCAGCTGTGCCTGCGATTCCACGCCGTTGGCGATCACCGTCATGCCCAGCTGATGGCCCATCGCAATGATCGCGCGTGCGATCGCCGCTTCACGGTTGCCGGCCGGGGCGCTCTTGATGAAGCTGCGGTC
This region includes:
- the flgM gene encoding flagellar biosynthesis anti-sigma factor FlgM, which gives rise to MSQKIDGNLQVPQALRSVTTPAAKPGVSTDSAARPVEAADSLRLTGEATNLQAIERELSTAPAIDAQRVAAVRESLQNGTYKINPDAIASRMLELDQQLQG
- the flgA gene encoding flagellar basal body P-ring formation chaperone FlgA, which codes for MRRIVLFLATAMAVAAPWATAADWQAVASIRAAALSTLAAGTEGEAVVADALRLPRCGGALQVQPTANTTVEVSCPDAGGWRLFVPVKVRRNQTVLVLTRGIGTGESIAAADISTAQRDAARIAGAVLADPAAAIGRIARRPLPAGTLLSSNDLVAQRLIKRGDSVALVSRRGSVEVRIAGRALGDAGQNERVSVENLSSRRIVQGTVDATGDVIVAR
- a CDS encoding chemotaxis protein, with the protein product MSHDLLNRIDQRTRLAGHNRLALLLFRLGGRQLFGVNVFKVQEVLRRPELFQVPGLPGQFAGVADVRGRSVPVLDLGLAIGHPEREPDADTAPGYLVVTEFNRSIQGFLVSGVERIVNIAVEDIHPPPELGAESSYLTAVTRFQGELIQVIDVESVLADIAQVRGEAVLDPAMAMPADAPQLQVLVVDDSRVARQQIRSVLDQLGVGATLLSDGKQALDHLLQIHASGENPAERYAMVISDIEMPAMDGYTLTTEIRRHAGLSGLYVLLHTSLSGVFNNAMVERVGANAFVAKYSPHELADFVLDRLRKVAMAA
- a CDS encoding flagella protein; translated protein: MTAAMSEPLQRLAQALDVERQALVEHDVHALIRATGAKLEALRALEGAPPVGEGEQLQELAERNRANGVLLSRRRREVNWALRQMGRTEESSAYDAKGQSHTVTARRPLAVA
- a CDS encoding ATP-binding protein, whose amino-acid sequence is MSAANVLVTAPLPPQPVLQALLERLREGLLLFTEDGQVALANPAAQSLLGSDEGTLPPPQRLRQLLPPDALEHARQHGHWNGSLPLGEGVVIAHLYFHGEPGSGHYLALFRHIEGQEDYERELQQRHAELRQAYLRLNGTQEKLLQSEKMASIGQLAAGVAHEINNPIGYVHSNLGSLQEYLRSLFTVIEAYERALRAPDPKALIPEIDDIRDRLDIDFISRDLPQLMAESREGIERVTRIVRDLKDFSYSGRDESWKLVDLHSGLESTINIIWNELKYKVHLVREFGQLPLVECLPSELNQVYMNLLLNAGHAIAERGTITVRTGVDGDTVWVEFEDTGGGISPELRQRIFDPFFTTKPVGSGTGLGLSISYSIINKHHGRIDLDSTPGVGSRFRLVLPIKQPR